One genomic segment of Calonectris borealis chromosome 18, bCalBor7.hap1.2, whole genome shotgun sequence includes these proteins:
- the C18H12orf43 gene encoding protein CUSTOS, with product MAAPRGGSGLDSDSDSDSSGEAAARFREAAWDCAAQAAASVWAEPRGGGFKKDWLQPAQPSLRREANGHDEDGNELQTTPEFRAHVAKKLGAMLDGFITVLKDSSGPSQSSVQQSDSADDGFRLFSSSVPGDCGKSEPCPAARRRQPSSSSDVDSDQEWQKYQEAAVSAADILKQSAFPALSQESSQDQSQSYVKHSQKKKKKKKIRGEYNIQEKIIDPAECDQISKDLPQLVSANGQHERQDRSRTENSVLPGVAKKKKKKKKRE from the exons ATGGCGGCGCCCAGGGGCGGCTCGGGCCTGGACTCAGACTCGGACTCGGACAGCAGCGGCGAGGCGGCAGCGCGGTTCCGGGAGGCCGCCTGGGACTGCGCTGCGCAGGCGGCGGCGTCGGTGTGGGCGGAGCCGCGCGGCG GTGGCTTTAAAAAGGATTGGTTACAGCCTGCTCAGCCTAGCCTAAG ACGTGAGGCGAACGGTCATGATGAGGATGGAAATGAGCTACAGACGACACCAGAGTTCAGAGCACACGTTGCGAAGAAACTGGGAGCAATGCTAGACGG TTTCATCACTGTCTTGAAGGACTCATCAGGACCTTCACAAAGTTCTGTGCAACAGTCTGACTCTGCAGATGATG GTTTTcgcctcttctcttcctctgtcccagGAGACTGTGGGAAATCAGAGCCTTGCCCCGCAGCAAGGAGGAGACAGCCATCTAGCTCTAG TGACGTGGACAGTGACCAAGAGTGGCAAAAGTACCAGGAGGCCGCTGTGTCAGCCGCAGACATTCTGAAGCAAAGTGCGTTTCCTGCACTGTCCCAGGAATCCAGCCAGGATCAGAGTCAGAGTTATGTAAAgcacagccagaaaaaaaagaagaaaaagaaaattagggGAGAGTACAATATTCAAGAGAAAATAATAGACCCAGCAGAGTGTGACCAGATTAGCAAAGATTTGCCACAGTTGGTGTCTGCAAATGGACAGCATGAGAGACAGGACCGCAGTCGTACAGAGAACTCAGTGTTGCCAGGAGTtgcgaagaagaaaaagaagaagaaaaaaagagaatga
- the LOC142090104 gene encoding E3 ubiquitin-protein ligase RNF185 isoform X6 produces MASKGPTTSTSTKNSSTGGTSGSSSSNGAGDNANQDNTFECNICLDTAKDAVISLCGHLFCWPCLHQWLETRPNRQVCPVCKAGISRDKVIPLYGRGSTGQQDPREKTPPRPQGQRPEPENRGGFQGFGFGDGGFQMSFGIGAFPFGIFATAFNINDGRPPPAVPGTPQYVDEQFLSRLFLFVALVIMFWLLIA; encoded by the exons ATGGCAAGCAAAGGACCCACAACTTCTACATCAACAAAGAACTCCAGTACTGGAGGGACCAGTGGCAGCAGTAGCAGTAATGGTGCTGGGGACAACGCTAATCAGGACAACACTTTCGAATGTAACATCTGTTTAGACACTGCCAAGGATGCAGTTATCAGCTTGTGTGGACATCTTTTCTG TTGGCCTTGTTTACACCAG tgGCTAGAGACCAGGCCAAACAGACAAGTGTGTCCTGTATGCAAAGCAGGAATCAGTCGAGATAAAGTTATTCCTCTGTATGGAAGAGGTAGCACTGGGCAACAGGATCCCAG AGAGAAAACACCACCACGACCCCAAGGACAGAGACCTGAACCAGAGAACAGAGgg GGATTCCAGGGCTTTGGGTTTGGCGATGGTGGCTTCCAAATGTCGTTCGGAATTGGGGCATTTCCCTTCGGTATATTTGCAACAGCATTCAACATAAACGATGGACGACCTCCTCCAG CTGTTCCAGGGACTCCTCAATATGTGGATGAGCAGTTCCTATCCCGCCTCTTCCTGTTTGTGGCTCTGGTGATAATGTTCTGGCTGTTGATTGCATAA